In one window of Pseudobdellovibrionaceae bacterium DNA:
- a CDS encoding AbrB/MazE/SpoVT family DNA-binding domain-containing protein, whose protein sequence is MAVKVSSKYQVVIPEKVRTLLGLQPGTQVDVIAKGGIAYIVPVPDIEDLKENLEGKLSTKNVRDKKDRKF, encoded by the coding sequence ATGGCTGTTAAAGTTTCGTCAAAATATCAAGTTGTCATCCCTGAAAAGGTGAGGACCTTGCTTGGGCTTCAACCGGGAACCCAAGTGGATGTAATAGCCAAGGGCGGCATTGCCTATATTGTGCCAGTGCCTGACATAGAGGACCTTAAAGAAAATCTTGAAGGCAAGCTGTCTACCAAAAATGTGAGGGATAAAAAGGACAGAAAGTTTTGA
- a CDS encoding type II toxin-antitoxin system VapC family toxin, whose protein sequence is MKTKVIDSSCWIEIFANGALAKKCQKEVSTAKTIVVPSLIIYEVYRKVKQSISDESGLSATAYISQFEVKPLTREVALLAADLSLQFKLGTADSLILAHAHELGAELITLDNDFRGLPSVRVLA, encoded by the coding sequence TTGAAGACCAAGGTTATAGATTCGTCCTGCTGGATTGAGATTTTTGCAAATGGGGCATTGGCAAAGAAGTGTCAAAAGGAAGTCAGCACGGCTAAAACCATAGTGGTGCCCTCGCTGATAATCTATGAAGTTTATCGAAAAGTTAAACAGTCTATTTCAGATGAAAGTGGCTTGTCAGCCACGGCCTACATTTCTCAATTTGAAGTAAAACCTTTAACTCGGGAAGTGGCACTTTTGGCGGCAGATTTGTCACTGCAATTTAAATTAGGAACAGCCGACAGCTTGATCTTGGCCCATGCTCATGAACTTGGGGCAGAGCTCATCACTCTCGACAATGACTTTAGAGGGTTGCCCAGCGTTCGAGTCCTAGCCTGA